The genomic segment TTTGTTTAGTGTGTGGGATAGCCTGTTGTTTGCAGTTAAGTCAGCAGTCTTGATCAATAGACTTTGGGTAACACTTTGTGGTGAGGCCAGGGTTGTGTTCTAAAGGCTGTACTACTGTAGGCGGTGCTACCATTCCTGTCAATTATCTACTTAAtctattttcacttttgttttccactgcagacTGAAGACCTTGGGTTGCATGAATCTGGATGATCTGTCCCTTTTTGACAGTCAACTGCAGCTGTCTTTAGCTGCCTGGGGCTACTACTACGAAGACTACATTAAGTTGTCCACAGGCATCAAGATCCTCCAGACTTCTAGGGGGAGTCGAGACCAGGACTACGAGATCCGGCTGGTGCACAGCCTTGCTGAGAGGCGTCTGAATGAGAAGTGGTCAATTGGTGAGACTCCGATCTCCAATCATTTTCTGCTTCAGACTGGTTTTAGTTTGGGGTTGCTTGCTACAGCTGAAGAGTATAGAGAGGCATTTAGATATAAGACATAAACATAAGATGGGCGGTACTGTTGCCAAATGTTTTCACAAATGTTATTACTGCAGATGTCGTAGATCATTTGAATGTAACTCAAAAGCCTAAAGGAGAAATTCAATGTTGCTTCATCTGTTTGTACAGTTCAACAAATTGTACAGTTCAAcatctatttgtttttctgtccttttctctctgaacGTTGTTACATTATAGCATTCCTTATGCAGAGCCATGACCATTGTTATTATACCATATACTGGTATTGTTGGGTGTGGGTGTGGTATTACCTTCCACTCAAAACTGGCCACTTAAATCACGCCATTTCTTGACATTTAATGTTGCTTCATTTGGCAGAAAACCCATGTAAACTATAGTGGTCCAGTGTTTGTATAACCATGACACAATGTCttaaaaagagaagagaagtgCAATCATCAAAATTTAACCTGCTTGCCCAGAGCAGGAAGTGtctattgttttcattttaataattcatcGGTACAATATCCATTTGTCTTTTCAGCGGGAGCGCTCATATTTGGCTGTACTGTGGCACTGTGCTTCTTGATAAGGGACCTCATGTTTTACGTGATTGGTGAGTCCAATGTTCGCTGTTCGGGTTGGGCTGATATGGCCTGTCCTGGAATTTCTGCTACGTGGctcactctctttcttccctcaaGCACATACTTCAGCTGTGACCTGGTACCACAGGTTTTacaaatgtcttttatttttttatagccTGAGGACTTTGTCAAATGTTAATCGTTGCTTTTGTTAAATACTTTCTCAAATAAGTAGTGCATCCACTCATTTCAAAACCATATAAAAATAGCTTGCATTTATTCCAAACGCATTCTAACTTTTAACAAATTGTCTCTTGCATTTATTCCCTTCTTGTGGCAGGTGGAATTACTGTTTCCATCATAGCGTTCGTCTTTACCATCAAGTTCCTCTGTGAGCTTGCAGCGAGGGTTGTCAGCTTCCTGCAGAATGAGGATCCAGGTCGACGCGGTGACCGCAGCATCTACGACTATGTCCGGGGCAACTACCTGGACCCACGCTCCTGCAAGGTGTCATGGGACTGGAAGGAACCGCAGGAAGTTGGGCAGACTATGAGCTTCAGAGTCCAGGTGATAATTAATTCCTAATGTGTCGAAGCTAAAGGTGTTCTGCACATCTTGTTTTTAGTCTCACTGACTTTCTTACAAGTGTCTGATTCATGCAGCAGTGTCAAGAATATTTTGTTTGCAACATTATgttcagaaatgtaaaattgaCTTGTGTGTCTTCTGAATCTAAATCTAACTCCCTTTATGTCTGTCTGCTCAGCTGTTCTATAAGAATGGCCAACCTTTCCCGGCCCATCGACCTGTGGGACTGAGGGTCAACATCACCCACATCGAATTGGCTCTGGACATCCCTGTTACACAGGAGGTTCTGCAAGAACCAGAGTCCAATGTAGTCAAAGTAGCCTTCACAGTGCGCAAGGCTGGACGCTATGAGGTTGCTGTCAAGCTGGGCGGCCTCAATGTAGCCTACAGCCCTTATTATAAGATATTCCAGCCAGGTATGACTACGCTATAGGTTTAAGAGCCAACCTGTATTTTGCTTTGTGTAATTTAATGATATGACAAGTTTGTATTCCTGATTGcatatttttctgttcttttgttcaCTTCAGGTACAGTTGTCCCATCTAAAACCAAGATAGCCTACCATTTCTCCACCCTGGTGCTAATAAATGGCCAGCAGCACACTTTGCAGATTGAACCCAGGGATGAGTATGGAAACCCCACCAGCAACTCCACATCTCTCACAGATGAAGCCAACTACAGCGTCCATGTGCACTCTGTATGGGAACAAACCCCTTTTCTATTATCCATTAAACTATAATTTGAAGATTTATTTCTTGATTAtgactgtaaaaatgaaagCCAGCCTTTGTTTTCAACCTTCTGTTCCCAATTGCACAGTCACTAGCTTTACAGCAGAACAGGTTCTTACAAGTAATTCTCAACATTCTGAGCTGGGATTCATTTTAGTTTTCCTGTTCTTCCAGCTGGGCACAGTGGATGATGACAGTCTGGAGGAGTACTACAGTAAGTCAGTTTCACTCAATAAGCAGCAGTGCCAGGTTCTGCTGAGACTGACCCTGAGGAAAACAGGCTGTTTCAGGGCCCGCATCTCCTACAAGGACCAGCCGCTCAGCAATGGGGAATTTGACATAATTGTTCTCAGTGGTGAGCAGACTTTCCTCATGCTGAGGAAAAATACACTACTATAGAATAAAGTCATCCTGGGTTTTCAAAGCCTAATACTCATACTCGCATTGCATATTACAGAGAATGAGAAGGCCTGTGTGGAGAAGAATGTGTCCACTCCAGGCATAAGTATCTACTTTGAGGCATACCTGTACAGCAGTGGGAACTACAGCAGTTCGTCATGGCAGTTACCAGCCTCCTCTTTGCTGGCTCCCCAGCGGAGGCCCTCTatgggagaagaggaggatgagcaTGACTCTCCTGTGGAGGGACAACCTGAGAAAGTCAAGAAACCAAAAAAGGTCTACTGTTACATATCGCCAAAGGTAAGTGGTCAGATTTTAATGGTTGCATTTGATTGGTATGATTTTTCTTCAACTCTTGGTTTTGTCTATATAAGTAAATGAGAGACTTTATGTCCAACAGCAACTATCCGTGAAGGAGTTCTACCTGAAAATAATTCCGTGGCGCCTTTTCACCTTTCGAGTATGCCCAGGAACAAAGGTAAGCAGAGCAGATGTCAGAAAACTCTGGAGAACCGGCCTCTCTTATTTGGTTTGTACAGGCTCACTGTAATTCCTCTGCTTTCTTCTTAGTTTACCTATTATGGCCCTGATCCGATTCACAAGTATCTAACTCTAGTGGTGGATGATGGGATACAGCCTCCTGTGGAGCTCAGCTGCAAAGACAGGAACATCATGGCTGCCACCTTCATTCGCTTCCTGCACAAGAACATTggtttgtttcagtgtgattCATTTTGCCTCGAGCCGCACTTCACAAATACCATCTTTTGTGGAGACAGTGTACGTCACTGTGTAGCAGTAACATGATGGTATTATCAACAGGTGGCTCTGAAACGTTCCAAGACAAGGTGAACTTCTTTCAGCGTGAACTCAGACACATCCACTCCAAGAGACCTCGCACCAAGACCTGCCTAAAAATCACTCGACACGCCATTCTCGATTCAGTGAGTGCTTCTTTACTGTATTACGAAGCTGTTTCATAAAATGTGCACAATGAAAATAGTCATGTAATCTTAACACTCTTGTGACCCCAGTGATAAATTAAactctcatttatttttccttcttgttGCTGCTCAGTCCCTGAAGGCTACAAGGAACTTCTCAGTGTCAGACTGGAGTAAGAACTTTGAGGTCGTGTTTCAGGATGAGGAAGGTAAACAAAACATCAGCTTGTGTATTGAgaattttacacatttttgctGTTGCAGCAACGATTTCAAACCAATAAGCTCTTAAGATTACATCCTGATGAAAGTCACAGACACAGCAATTCATTAAGGTGACCACACTGCTaaaacttttcacattttttcgGCAGCTTTGGACTGGGGCGGGCCTCGCAGGGAGTGGTTTGAGCTGATTTGCAAGACCCTCTTTGACACTTCCCACCAGCTGTTCACACGCTTCAGCGACAACAACCAGGGTCTTGtaagtttttggtttttttgttaaACCACCTTTAAAACAACTTATATATTCTCCTCTTAAACTACATACATTACATGCGAAATAAAAGAATTAACATCTATTTTGCAGGTGCACCCAAATGCTGACAGGCCGCCCCACCTGCGTCTGAAGATGTACGAGTTTGCGGGCCGTGTGGTAGGGAAGTGCCTGTATGAGTCTGCCCTGGGTGGGGCCTACAAACAGCTGGTCCGAGCTCGCTTTACACGTTCCTTCTTGGCACAGATCATTGGCCTAAGGATGAACTACAAGGTATGGAACAAAATACATTCCCACAGAGAAGACTCATTCCCTGGACGTTGGAAggtcatgttttcattgtttaacTTCTGGTGTCAGCTGGTCTGTCTCATCACTTTAAAATTCCTCGCAAAGCCAGGAAACCTGATTTGTTTCCTggcattatttatttcatggaGAACTAGCcagtgtgttttgctgtttatCCAACTTGCTAAGATTTCAAAGCTGAGAATTAAACGAGACCCaatcgttttgtttttttatccttcCACCGACaacatgaaatgtcatgtttatttGAAAACGTCATTTTCCTgcgttttttttggggggggttatTTTCCACACGCAGTACTTTGAGACTGACGACCAGGAGTTCTACAAAACTAAAGTCTGCTTCATCCTAAACAATGACGTGAGTGAAATGGACCTGGTGTTTGCCGAGGAGAAATACAGCAAGTCAGGACAGCTGGAGAAGGTGAGGCAACACTTTTGGAAGGGAACCTCCTCTTTTATCCCTGATGTAATTTCACAGGAGATAGGAgcaataaaccaaacaaaagaaaccatATTGCTTGTTTGGCAGgcagtttggttttttttttcttaaagagAGGGAGTGGTGAGTTTACGTTAAGTTTTTAAACCTTttcaaactttgtttttgttgttcagttATAAAATTCCACATAAGAACTGGCTGTGTAACTCTCCATCCTGACACAACCTCACAAGCTGAGTCCAACCCCCTCCTTTTAATTAGATACAcactttttaccttttttaaattgattaaatatttataatgagGCTGACAAGTGTGTGAcagccaaacacacattcaaGAAAGTGTCTGAACTACAGTATATATTCTAATCCCATCTCTACCATCTTACCTTTACTGACCGTTTTTGAGAGCCGCACAATGACTGAATTTTAAtcttgttttgtcatttgttgttttactgttttttatttatttcagacatATATCTGACTCATGTTCTCTTGCAGGTGGTGGAGCTGATATCAGGGGGAGCTCAGATCGCTGTCACCAATGAAAACAAGATGCATTATCTCAACCTGCTGGCACAGTACAGACTGGCCAGCCAGGTGAGAGATGAGGTGGAACACTTCCTGAAAGGTAAGGGAACTAGCACAGCTGCAGgctgcaatttttttgccaATTCCTCTAATTTGACGTCTCCGGTAATGTGCGTGTAATTAGTGTAATTTCCTGATCAATTGCAGGTTTGAACGAACTGGTTCCAGAAAACCTGCTAGCCATATTTGATGAGAATGAGTTGGAGGTATGTGTGATGTTTATAATAAAATCCTTTTGCTCTTTTACAACATGACTGggtaattataattttttccTTCTAATCTCTTCAGCTGTTGATGTGTGGCACCGGTGATATAAATGTGCAGGACTTCAAGGCTCACGCCGTGATTGTCGGAGGATCATGGCACTTCAGAGAGAAAGTATGTCATGGAAAATCTCTGTCTTCCTTTTCTCCTAACAGCAgaacagtgatgaaaatgtctGAGCATGTTGATTTTCTGTTGCTACAGGTGATGAAGTGGTTCTGGGCCGTGGTGTCCAGCTTCACCCAGGAGGAGCTGGCGCGTCTGCTGCAGTTCACCACAGGCTCCTCTCAGCTTCCACCTGGGGGATTCAACACTCTTTGCCCCTCCTTCCAGATCATTGCCGCCCCCACACACAGCACCTTGCCCACTGCACACACATGGTGAGTAGTAAAACACAGGCAGATATATTTGAAAGACAAGGCTGGTGTTGTTCTACATGTTTCTTACTGGCTCCATATCCCATGAAATGgccaaaaccaacagtgtgttaGTCTGTCTCACATCTCACTTTTTGACTTTAGCAGCAGCTagctgcgtgcgtgcgtgcgtgcgtgcgtgcgtgcgtgcgtgcgtgcgtgcgtgcgtgcgtgcgtgcgtgcgtgtacgTAATGAAGGAAtttgtcacccagtgcaacggTGTGGGTCACTCATGTttgtttaatagtttttgtacaacaatggagctctgtggcacagatGAATATGCTACATTATGCTAGGAAATACTTACAATAAAGTGATTGTTGGTTTAggtcttttcattttatttgttagcaataagaaaaatatagaatattacGTTTGATCACACGTAGCATTATATGTAAAAGTTACATTGATACTTAATCAGAATTTATACATCAGCTGACTCTTCGTGTTCCTCTACTCTGTGCAGTTTTAACCAGCTGTGCCTCCCTACCTACGACTCCTACGAGGAGCTGCACAAGATGCTGAAGCTGGCCATCAGTGAGGGCAGTGAAGGCTTCGGCATGCTCTAACTGCTCCATCACTGACAATGTGGTTCCACTTGCACAAGAGGAGACCAGCACCGGCCTCTTCAGCGCACCAGTTCCTTGCATTCATCTGCATTTAACAGTTGGGCCCAGACTCCCTATAAATACTCTCTCAGGATGAGAGGGCATTACAGGAAGTTGAGAAGGCTGAATTGGAATCAGGACTTGATCATATTAACTATAGtactactgtatatataataaaatatctcgtttttgtaaaaaaaaaaaattttaaaaaaaaaagagaaaaaaaatggagactACGGACTGCTGGAAAAGGTGAGGTTTGGGctaattttatttcttaaagCTAAAAGTTTGCTAAGTTTTATATGTTTGAAAGACACAGGATGCTAGAGCAAAGGCCTTGAGTATTACTGTATAATCGCTTCTTTTGCAATTTGCAAACTGAGGAACACTTAAGTGCAACAGCAGCCTACATGTGATGTGGGTGACATGCATCTACAGCACTTTGGCCTTAATCGATCAGGGACTGATGTTTGTATGTAAATATCTAATATCACTCTTTTATTTCAATACTTGTACATACTAGTGTGTATACATACCTTTTCATCTTGTTACTTTTTGATTTGATGTTCAATGAGAGGGGATTTCTTTATTGTTGCACGTTTTGATGGGTTGAAAGTTTATATAATTTctataagcttttttttttttttctggtagaGATGAATGGGTTTTAAAAAGAAGCCAAGTCATTTCTAttgtttatacatgtttttaaCTTATTGTGtcttgaaaaaatatttgtgttgaCCCATACTGTTGAAACTGTTTATCTGAAGcggtaaatgtttttgttatgttttataaCCTGCCTTATTCATGCCCTTTGCCTCTGATTGTATCCAGAGAGGTGCGTAGGTGAGAGAAACATAGTTGACAATAATAGGTAAAAGTTATTGTGACATTTCTACTATatttctaccccccccccccccccccacagaatTCATTGTGGATGTGAGTGTTGGTTGGATGTTGGGGAGAGTCCATAtataacaaacattttgttatatatgctgtgtgttttttaactttCTCCTTCACAGCCTTTTATGGGTTTACCTCAGAATCTCCTATGCCACCTATGCATCCTCTGACACAGGTGTATATGTGTTAATGCGCATGTAGGGcaaagcatacacacacagttcgTTCATAGTTGCCTCCTTCCAACCTGTGACTGTACAACCTTTAGCCATATTATCCCATATCCTCAGTACACAAAAGCATTATATCTTTTTGGAATAttccctgtttgtttttcattatgttattgtaaaactatttatttttaatggtgTAAGCATCGTCTATATTCTGAGCCAACAGAATTGTTTTCttaggtttttttt from the Seriola aureovittata isolate HTS-2021-v1 ecotype China chromosome 13, ASM2101889v1, whole genome shotgun sequence genome contains:
- the arel1 gene encoding apoptosis-resistant E3 ubiquitin protein ligase 1; translated protein: MDRRFFLTFLFCSVSWIFFWEVRWKKGKESQIQEWLQGHSLSQYRHLFEDVQTLEELSLSVLSRLEEVVKEQQRWREIAEAHIQLLRDFAFQEWLCSQNLEHYYHTLKTLGCMNLDDLSLFDSQLQLSLAAWGYYYEDYIKLSTGIKILQTSRGSRDQDYEIRLVHSLAERRLNEKWSIAGALIFGCTVALCFLIRDLMFYVIGGITVSIIAFVFTIKFLCELAARVVSFLQNEDPGRRGDRSIYDYVRGNYLDPRSCKVSWDWKEPQEVGQTMSFRVQLFYKNGQPFPAHRPVGLRVNITHIELALDIPVTQEVLQEPESNVVKVAFTVRKAGRYEVAVKLGGLNVAYSPYYKIFQPGTVVPSKTKIAYHFSTLVLINGQQHTLQIEPRDEYGNPTSNSTSLTDEANYSVHVHSLGTVDDDSLEEYYSKSVSLNKQQCQVLLRLTLRKTGCFRARISYKDQPLSNGEFDIIVLSENEKACVEKNVSTPGISIYFEAYLYSSGNYSSSSWQLPASSLLAPQRRPSMGEEEDEHDSPVEGQPEKVKKPKKVYCYISPKQLSVKEFYLKIIPWRLFTFRVCPGTKFTYYGPDPIHKYLTLVVDDGIQPPVELSCKDRNIMAATFIRFLHKNIGGSETFQDKVNFFQRELRHIHSKRPRTKTCLKITRHAILDSSLKATRNFSVSDWSKNFEVVFQDEEALDWGGPRREWFELICKTLFDTSHQLFTRFSDNNQGLVHPNADRPPHLRLKMYEFAGRVVGKCLYESALGGAYKQLVRARFTRSFLAQIIGLRMNYKYFETDDQEFYKTKVCFILNNDVSEMDLVFAEEKYSKSGQLEKVVELISGGAQIAVTNENKMHYLNLLAQYRLASQVRDEVEHFLKGLNELVPENLLAIFDENELELLMCGTGDINVQDFKAHAVIVGGSWHFREKVMKWFWAVVSSFTQEELARLLQFTTGSSQLPPGGFNTLCPSFQIIAAPTHSTLPTAHTCFNQLCLPTYDSYEELHKMLKLAISEGSEGFGML